The Vibrio astriarenae genome contains a region encoding:
- the rimJ gene encoding ribosomal protein S5-alanine N-acetyltransferase, with translation MYRAGEGFVLRTANIADARLISDYFVRNREFLKPWEPQREPAFYTEDGWQRKLIKLQELHRLGLGFYLLIVDPKTDEMMGTVSFSNVTRFPVHSCNVGYSLSECCLGRGIMTKALSIAVQFMFEAQNMHRVNAAYMPHNDKSAAVLQRVGFKKEGFASEYILIDGQWEDHILTAIIKPSWKKRD, from the coding sequence ATGTATCGAGCAGGAGAGGGATTTGTTTTGCGAACGGCAAACATAGCTGATGCTCGGCTCATTAGTGACTATTTTGTGCGTAACCGAGAGTTTCTAAAACCATGGGAGCCGCAGCGAGAGCCGGCTTTTTACACTGAAGATGGGTGGCAACGAAAACTGATCAAACTTCAAGAGCTGCACCGTCTGGGTTTGGGCTTCTATTTACTGATAGTTGACCCGAAAACAGACGAGATGATGGGGACGGTTTCTTTCAGTAACGTTACTCGATTCCCTGTTCATAGCTGTAACGTCGGTTATTCATTGTCGGAGTGCTGTTTAGGGCGGGGAATAATGACCAAAGCACTCAGTATTGCTGTGCAATTCATGTTTGAAGCACAGAATATGCACCGAGTTAATGCAGCTTACATGCCCCATAATGATAAAAGTGCAGCTGTGTTACAGCGTGTTGGGTTTAAAAAAGAAGGCTTTGCCTCGGAATATATTTTAATTGATGGTCAGTGGGAAGATCATATTTTGACCGCGATCATCAAGCCTAGTTGGAAAAAGAGAGATTAA